The Cardiocondyla obscurior isolate alpha-2009 linkage group LG05, Cobs3.1, whole genome shotgun sequence genomic sequence CTCAGGACTTAGaagtaagtaatttaatttataaatacattttattctaaattttgtacaattgatgagaatattttacatataaatgcAAGTAAAAGAAAACAACTTGTTTAATAGTAGTTAAGATGGAACATTTTTTCTGTTAACAAAGTTTTAAGATATTTCTTTTGAGGtatgaaagagagaaaagtaaCATAatgggaaataatttttattaggtCGGCGTTCTTATTAACAATGCCGGTGCAAGTTACGATCATCCTGAGCTTTTCACGAACGTGTCAGAAGAAGTGCTTGCGAGAATACTGCAATTAAATGTTGCTGCAGTAACCGGAGTCGCAAGAGCAGTGTTGCCTGGTATGATGGAGCGAGGAAAAGGGGTGTTAATCAATGTGAGTTCAACGGCCGCGGCTATACCGAGCCCGTATTTATCTGTTTACGCCGCTAGTAAAGCGTATATAGATAAACTCAGCGCTGATTTGGCCACGGAAGCTGCACCGAGAGGAGTCACTGTTCAATGTATTTTACCTGGGCCGGTTGCCACAAAGATGTCCAAAATTAAGTAAGAGTCTTTCCGTattatacatttcttttaatgtatttctttaatttattatttgtttctatTATCTAACAGTTACggaatttgaaattaattcttaactCGCTCCCTggtttatatttttgaaactttgtCCCTTAGGAGACCAACTTGGATGGCGCCTACTCCGGAAACATTCGTCAAGTCATCACTAAAGACAGTCGGCATCGAGTCGCGTACAACTGGTTATCCACCACATTGTCTAATTATCGGATTTGTGAATGCGCTGCGTTACACATGCGAAACAGGCGCGGTATGGTTGGTAGCGAAAACTATGCTCAATATCAGGGGTCGTGCTCTTCGCAAAAAAACGAAAGCCTCAGACGCAACGCAGCAGGACGCTCTCTCTAGTTGACTCGCGTGGTTTCTCATGTAGTTTTTTCGTCAACGAACAAGGCGTTGCATTGTTTTGTCACTCTCAAGCTGGTGCTACTTCGCTACTTGCATGTAGCTAGGCTTTTTAGCATCTGTTCATGTtcaaagaatatatttttttttttatttacttttattacataaaattaacttttatagaaatatgttCTTTGgacatatgttttttttttctgttgttCACAAGATAACAAACTTGTGacattgattaatttaaaatgaaagaagaaaagatgaaaattaattatctattgaaataatatttgttaaagacCTTCACACGTGTAAAAACCTTAGTCGTAACTGTAAACAACTGATTAGTTAATCGagcacttttaaattaatcactCAATTATAATCAATCACGTTTTCGTGACTTTGATTACGATGATTACGATTAAACTTTCATACGTGCCAAGACTTTAACACATGTCGATtgaaatacattaatattgtttttgtcGTTAAATTTTGTGACAGATATATCATAAACAGACAGATGAGACATCGATTTTTTTACATCATTAATGATAATGATGTCTTCAAATCGGTCTCTAATTTTTCAAAGAACTTTGATGTATTTTGTATCTACATATCTGCGACgattgcgataataaaattaattatccatagctgacatatttttaaataatgtaatattaaataatgttcaCTTGCGATCTTGTATGCTTTAAAAACTGTCGACAAAAGAAAGGGAAGTAAAGTCCATTCGTCGAGTCagtctaaaatttaaaagccAGGTCgagaaagtattaaaattcgTTCAATGAAAGTTTTAATAGACACTGGCGACCTTAGCCGAAAAGTTATCTCGGCATCTATGTCAATGGGACATTAGTTATCCATGACCTTGTTcctgaaaaaagaaactcatttctttttttttttatactgagTAATCCATTGTCTCTTTCACTCTgctccgtctctctttttctcgaaCGCGCAAGTCGAGTTGCGCATCTCCACCAACGGCACTCACACACACGCCACAGCAACATGGCCGTCTGCACTAGCACGTTTTACGATTGAACACTCGTGAATTTCTACGTTAGAAGTGAAAGATTTCGTTGACCAAGGGCTAGAAGTTGATATTGACCGTGTCGTAAGCGAAATAATTGGTGGAGGAGCGTACGCGTGCCCCCAAGCAAGCGAGACGAGAGCAGGGAAGCGGCGGAGTGCGCGCCAAATCCACGTTTCGGCGCGCCCTAACCTCTTGAAGTGAGTGCAGAGTGTTAGTCGCCTCGGCGAGCTGTGTGCGCTGGTCGACCGTTAGCGAATCGCGTCGACGACGACAAGGAGAAGAGAGATCCGATTCCGGATTGCTCGTCGTTCATCCGTATCTGCGTTTGTGCGTAAGCGTCTTGTTCCGTCGCGCCGATAACCGATGTCCGCTGGCATGTTCCGCACGACGACAGCGAGGCCGTTCAACCTACGTTACATCCTCGCGTTCAACAAGCCCTACGCGCTTTCTTGGAGAGAAAATAAACTGAAATAGTGTTTACCGCGCGGTTCGATTAACTTAAGTTTcgcttttatatatatataaatacaaatatatatatagaataagcCTAGGccaaattatatgtatatattgtacTCGTCTCTCATCTTTACATCGTCACGTACAAGTAAGAGCACGTATacgcatatatgtacattttgtatataatCTATCGAGCATTTTTCCTTAATCGTTTTAATCTGAATAACAATGCGCTTTATCAGTGTTGAGAAGCTTAGCGAGATACAAAATGATGCGGCACGCATCAGGAATATATGTATCCTGGCGCATGTGGATCATGGAAAGACTACCCTGGCGGATTCTCTCGTCGCAAGCAATGGCATTATATCCAACAAGCTGGCTGGCAAACTTAGATATCTGGATAGTAGACCGGACGAGCAAATACGCGGGATTACGATGAAGTCCAGTTCCATAACTTTACATCATATACACGATGAAACGGACCATGTGATAAATTTGATTGATTCTCCAGGACATGTGGACTTTTCCTTTGAGGTTTCAACAGCAGTCAGATTGTCAGATGGAGCTATCATCCTAGTGGACGTGGTGGAAGGTGTATGTCCTCAAACACGCAGTGCTTTGTCTATAGCTTATGTTGAAGGTTTGAAACCTATTTTGGTACTGAATAAAGTCGATCGACTAGTTACAGAAATGAAATTGACACCATTAGACGCCTATGTGCGTTTGAGTCAAGTTTTAGAACAAGTAAACGCTATTATGGGTGAATTATTTGCGACCGACGTAATGGAACGTGAAGAACGCGAGGAGACTGTTGCAGTCACGTCAGACAAGGTAAATGAACGAGATTTGGCCGACTGGCAATCGATGTTAGAAGAAATAGACGATTcaagtttatatttttctcctgAACAAGGTAACGTTCTTTTCACTAGCGCAATTGACGGCTGGGGATTTGGTATCAAAGAATTTGCTAAAATTTATTCGGACAAATTAGGATTTAGTGAAAAAGTTTTGCGTAAAACATTGTGGggagatttttatataaattccaAAACAAAGAGAATTATGAAGGGAGCACAGGAGAAAGCTAAGAAGCCACTTTTTGTACAGTTAATTTTGGATAATATCTGGGTGCTGTACGACACCATAGTGGTacgaaaagataaagataaattgtcAAGCAtagctgaaaaattaaatattaaattaacaacgCGCGATTTGAGGCACACAGATCCGAAGGCACAGCTACAGGCCGTTTGCTCACAGTGGCTTCCTCTGGCGCAAAATTGCCTCGATACGGTATGCGAAAATGTTCCAACACCACATAATTTAATTGGCGAGAAAATTGAACGACTAATAAGTGGGAACAACGACTTCTCTGCTTTACCCTTTGAAACAAAGCAATTAAAGATGGCATTTTTGGCATGCAATCCATCGCCGGAAGCTCCGATCATTGTATTTGTATCGAAAATGTTTCCAGTGGAGAAGGACATGTTACCCGAGAACAGACCGAAGACTCTTACACCGGAAGAATTGGCACAGAAAAGAGAGATCGTTCGACAGAAGCATGCAGAGCGCTTGGAGCAAAAGAATTCTACGATCATAGAAAATCACGAAGAAGGTACGTGCGATTCATTGACCTCTAATAACATTCAGAACGTAACGAATTGTGAGGTTATCGTTGAGGATAAATCGGACGCATTAGTTGCTTTCGCAAGGGTATATTCAGGAACAATAAAAATCGGGGACGAAGTATTTGTCTTAGGACCGAAGCATAATCCTGCCATCGCCTTGGAACGTGAGAAAGCAGGTGAAGAAGTGGATCCGTCCCTCGTCCTTAAGGATCTGAAACCCGGCAGGCATATTACGAAagtaaaaatcaataaattgtatattctTATGGGAAGAGAGCttgaaattgttaataaagTTCCGGCAGGTAATGTTTTTGGAATCGGCGATCTGGAGGAGCACGTTTTGAAGACCGCGACTCTCTCGACGACAATCGCCTGCCCTTCGTTTACGGAGCTGACTTCGCTCGCAGTTCCTATATTAAGAGTGGCTATAGAGCCGAAGCATTCTAACGATTTGCCGAAGCTTATCAACGGCTTGAAACTATTAAATCAAGCGGACGTCTGCGCCATCGTTCACATGCACGAGACCGGCGAAATTGTTTTGAATACCGCCGGCGAGGTTCATCTCGAGAGATGCTTGGAAGATCTTAAACTGAGATACGCCAAAATCGACATCAACGTGTCTGATCCGATCGTGCCATTCCGTGAAACCATTGTTCCGCCTCCGAAACTTGACATGGTGAATGAGGCGATTGAGAAAAAAGCGGCGGAAATCAACCTTGAGATTTGGACATCGAATCGGCAATGTTACTTCGAGATAGACGCAAAACCTCTCCCGGAAagtgtaacaaaaatattagagACAAATGCAAATCTGATAAAATTGTTGCACAGCTGCGACAGGTACGCAGAGGAAAACGGCGAGCACGAAGATATTGTTGACAGTAATCAGCTCAACGAGAAATCTATATCCGATAAAAAACAGAAGGAAGCAAAGGCATTTAAAAACGAGCTGGAAGCAGCTTTTCTTGAAGCGGGATGGAATGATAGTATACTGGACAAAATATGGTCGTTTGGCCCACGAAAATGCGGACCAAATATTCTACTGAACGAGACTAATTATAGGCACAAGAAGTTATGGGAGCAGGAAAGCACGAATGCCGATTCTCGAGCAGtgtaagtattaaaaaaaaaaaaatatcaagaactttttattgtatatatttcgCTTGAATGgtaatatatatgttacataaatttttcagaTATGATAGCAGTATAATTAATGGATTTCAACTTGCTACGTTGGCTGGTCCTTTATGCGAAGAGCCTATGATGGGCGTTTGTTTTGTACTGAAGAAATGGGAAATTTTTGAGGCTCCACAAAggtatatacattaataaatattcgttatttttatgaaaattaaaataaatatgttaaactGATATTTAtgatcgatattaataaaattaaaattaatatgttgaACTGATATTTATGATCgatattaataagatttattaaatgtttcagTGATTCCAGTGGTCAAAGTCAAGGACATTTAGGCGGTCAATTAATGTCAGCGTGTAAGGAGTCCTGTCGACGGATCTTCAGTTTACGACATCCCCGATTGATGACAGCGATGTACAGCTGCAGCGTTTTAGTCAACTCTGACGTCCTCGGTGagtaattattgaatttatttttaattagaaaagcgAATGAGTATTTTCGGAATATACATACGTCGATAATGAAAGAAACAGAAACCCAGATCTTAAGATTTACTCGTCGATAATTCAGGTATCACATATATtcctattttttcttttttctttttttttctttttttaaacgatacaTAGATAGCTCGTTACATTTGTGTAGATGATAAAGAAGCCGTTCGtcttttttcgtatttatcaaattatatatcatatataattaattgacaacttaaattataaataacgtagaaaccatgaataataaataagtatgattaaaacgattaattaagtaaaaatgaGAATACAAGTCacataaatgattttttttttttctattatgtCTATCAACCCTCGTGCGGACACGTTGATTTgtatgtttctttttaaacgttatcttcactttttaattaatagtcgttgcaaaaataatttgtcggGCGAGAAAGTACATTGTGTTCAATTAACAATTTGATTAACGTCAATATGCATTATTCTACACTACGATGCGTCCGTTTGAGGTTTGAGAAAgcgtaagaataataaaagggAAACGGTATAGGAGTAAAGAGAGTTTGAGGACAATGGGGTTTGAATGGCTGggagaattataaatataatagcattataaattaacgcgTAAACTCGTCGATGGCATTTACGGGGTGGGATATCGCGCGTCGCGAAACTATTCCCATACGGACGGCGTCGCCATTAGGTGTCGTACCTTGTCCCAAGGGAAGCGTGGCTCCTCGTTCTCTGCGAATTCTGAACGTTAGAAATTGTCAAAACTCGTATCTGAGAAAAGATAGCGGAATACTAAAGCGGTATGAGATATTAAAGATATACACCTGAAACGCTGCGCGAATATCGTAGCGGTCGTCCCCTTCTATTTCCCTGTACGCACATCATTCCGTACACGCGAATGCCTGGGACGCTGGCATAAGTCGGTTGATCGTGGCTCATAGGTCCCTctgcaaggaaaaaaaaaaaaaaaagtaagaggctcttaaaaattaaatcggttAAAGCAGAAGTTCGGGGGGTATACTGACCGAGTATGTTCGTGTCGGGACATCGGCATATTACAAGGTAGTGAGACTTTCCCGTGCGCACGTTTTGCAACGCTAACAGGGACCAGTCCCGCGACGCTCTGCACTCTCGCATCTCGGCGACCGGCTCGCACGTTTTCACCAAGGTCAAGGCCTGAAACAAGCGTGATTACAATCAGCGGtgttttgcatttaaaaaaaaaatatctatattcTTCCTCGGTATCCGGTCGGATAAATCGCTCGTTATGTAATCCCGTTAGCACCGTCTTAACCGTTTAAGATGAGGCATTATCATGTCACCTGAGTGGGATGCGATTAGCGTACTCGAGCGATCATTGATTACATTGATTATCTCTTCTGAGATCATTGCTCGGTtcgagaattattattattttttttttttttttttttttttttggttgcAAAGCTATAATGTTTGCCGGCGCGGTACGCTACGTTTTACGGTACGTTATAATAGTAAAGCCGCAGGAATATAACGATCGAGGCTGAAATAACGTGAATGCGTCGTATGCAACGGAGGGAAAGATGCGGGAAGTACGGGATGGTCGCGACTAACATTTTAGGCTCCTAAAATCGTGTTTTCGAACAGCGATTCGTCGGTGTGCAAGTCACGGTTAATACACCGAACGAAAGTGAACGAGTTTTTCTCGCGGCAGGAAACTCGCGTTAAGAGCGCTTGAGAGAGCTTCTCTTCGGGAGAGGAGGCTGACCGGTCATGCCGAGAATGGCGCCATGCTTCGGTACCGTTTCCGTAATCGCTCGGCGGTTcgaaacgttaaaataaaacatcgcGTTAGAGAAACGGCAACTTTTAGTTTTGCGACTCGAACGGAAACCCCTCGATCGTACGCACGTTCGTTTTTATTCGCGGTTCGCGGACGTGTAAACGAGAAAACGCCGTTCCCATGTGATTCCTTTTCGTTTTGTTGGCCggatcgcgcgcgatatcCTCGAGGTTTTTTGTtgagtaataataaaaatcaagtaAAGAAGTACTGTAATGAACTTAttgcgtgtaattaataatagcgGTCGGGCGGTCGCTAATCGCCAGGTAAAATCTTTACTGACCTTAGTCCGCGGATCGGTCACCAGCTCGGTCGTGTGCAGGTCATCGCTGTCCAGGGATGCGCTGCATGGATCCCGATACCTTCCGGGACAGGCGCACAGCGGTTGAGTAAAGTTCAGTCGGACGTAAACGGCGTTGCACACCTGCTGGACGGCGCACTCCGGTAGCAAGTAGATATGCTGATTGTGCGGATAGTAGTGATACTTGGTTGGTTTTGCTAGCGCCGCGCTCGCCCCCTCCGGCAGTCGTACCCCGGTCTATAAAATCGTCGATAAGGTACTCGGGCACTTTGGCAATAAAGCTCGTAATGATATATCTACGCGATTTTACGAGGAATGGGCGTGACGAGTAAACGACCTTCCGGGTATCGAGTGTAATCCCGTAGATCCGATTTCGAGCAAGGCTCTATGATTAGAAGAAGTCTTTTCTTAGAAAGTAACATCGCGCTCTTT encodes the following:
- the LOC139102834 gene encoding elongation factor-like GTPase 1 isoform X2; translated protein: MKSSSITLHHIHDETDHVINLIDSPGHVDFSFEVSTAVRLSDGAIILVDVVEGVCPQTRSALSIAYVEGLKPILVLNKVDRLVTEMKLTPLDAYVRLSQVLEQVNAIMGELFATDVMEREEREETVAVTSDKVNERDLADWQSMLEEIDDSSLYFSPEQGNVLFTSAIDGWGFGIKEFAKIYSDKLGFSEKVLRKTLWGDFYINSKTKRIMKGAQEKAKKPLFVQLILDNIWVLYDTIVVRKDKDKLSSIAEKLNIKLTTRDLRHTDPKAQLQAVCSQWLPLAQNCLDTVCENVPTPHNLIGEKIERLISGNNDFSALPFETKQLKMAFLACNPSPEAPIIVFVSKMFPVEKDMLPENRPKTLTPEELAQKREIVRQKHAERLEQKNSTIIENHEEGTCDSLTSNNIQNVTNCEVIVEDKSDALVAFARVYSGTIKIGDEVFVLGPKHNPAIALEREKAGEEVDPSLVLKDLKPGRHITKVKINKLYILMGRELEIVNKVPAGNVFGIGDLEEHVLKTATLSTTIACPSFTELTSLAVPILRVAIEPKHSNDLPKLINGLKLLNQADVCAIVHMHETGEIVLNTAGEVHLERCLEDLKLRYAKIDINVSDPIVPFRETIVPPPKLDMVNEAIEKKAAEINLEIWTSNRQCYFEIDAKPLPESVTKILETNANLIKLLHSCDRYAEENGEHEDIVDSNQLNEKSISDKKQKEAKAFKNELEAAFLEAGWNDSILDKIWSFGPRKCGPNILLNETNYRHKKLWEQESTNADSRAVYDSSIINGFQLATLAGPLCEEPMMGVCFVLKKWEIFEAPQSDSSGQSQGHLGGQLMSACKESCRRIFSLRHPRLMTAMYSCSVLVNSDVLGRLYAVFGKRQGRIVSTENAHGFGGQFRVLATLPVLESFHLARELRTQTSGLASPQLVFSHWEVIEQNPYWVPSTEEEYLHFGEKADSDNRAKRYMDTVRRRKGLPVDSQLVMHAEKQRTLSKKK
- the LOC139102842 gene encoding very-long-chain 3-oxoacyl-CoA reductase, coding for MVWWEKIFLVIITLVSLRILVKISILAWKKLLAPSLGFGIDLRSQGRWAVVTGATDGLGKAFAKALAEQGMNIVLVSRSLSKLKDVATEIERKYQVETRVVEADLTEGQVVYAEIGKATQDLEVGVLINNAGASYDHPELFTNVSEEVLARILQLNVAAVTGVARAVLPGMMERGKGVLINVSSTAAAIPSPYLSVYAASKAYIDKLSADLATEAAPRGVTVQCILPGPVATKMSKIKRPTWMAPTPETFVKSSLKTVGIESRTTGYPPHCLIIGFVNALRYTCETGAVWLVAKTMLNIRGRALRKKTKASDATQQDALSS
- the LOC139102834 gene encoding elongation factor-like GTPase 1 isoform X1, which codes for MRFISVEKLSEIQNDAARIRNICILAHVDHGKTTLADSLVASNGIISNKLAGKLRYLDSRPDEQIRGITMKSSSITLHHIHDETDHVINLIDSPGHVDFSFEVSTAVRLSDGAIILVDVVEGVCPQTRSALSIAYVEGLKPILVLNKVDRLVTEMKLTPLDAYVRLSQVLEQVNAIMGELFATDVMEREEREETVAVTSDKVNERDLADWQSMLEEIDDSSLYFSPEQGNVLFTSAIDGWGFGIKEFAKIYSDKLGFSEKVLRKTLWGDFYINSKTKRIMKGAQEKAKKPLFVQLILDNIWVLYDTIVVRKDKDKLSSIAEKLNIKLTTRDLRHTDPKAQLQAVCSQWLPLAQNCLDTVCENVPTPHNLIGEKIERLISGNNDFSALPFETKQLKMAFLACNPSPEAPIIVFVSKMFPVEKDMLPENRPKTLTPEELAQKREIVRQKHAERLEQKNSTIIENHEEGTCDSLTSNNIQNVTNCEVIVEDKSDALVAFARVYSGTIKIGDEVFVLGPKHNPAIALEREKAGEEVDPSLVLKDLKPGRHITKVKINKLYILMGRELEIVNKVPAGNVFGIGDLEEHVLKTATLSTTIACPSFTELTSLAVPILRVAIEPKHSNDLPKLINGLKLLNQADVCAIVHMHETGEIVLNTAGEVHLERCLEDLKLRYAKIDINVSDPIVPFRETIVPPPKLDMVNEAIEKKAAEINLEIWTSNRQCYFEIDAKPLPESVTKILETNANLIKLLHSCDRYAEENGEHEDIVDSNQLNEKSISDKKQKEAKAFKNELEAAFLEAGWNDSILDKIWSFGPRKCGPNILLNETNYRHKKLWEQESTNADSRAVYDSSIINGFQLATLAGPLCEEPMMGVCFVLKKWEIFEAPQSDSSGQSQGHLGGQLMSACKESCRRIFSLRHPRLMTAMYSCSVLVNSDVLGRLYAVFGKRQGRIVSTENAHGFGGQFRVLATLPVLESFHLARELRTQTSGLASPQLVFSHWEVIEQNPYWVPSTEEEYLHFGEKADSDNRAKRYMDTVRRRKGLPVDSQLVMHAEKQRTLSKKK